From the Triticum urartu cultivar G1812 chromosome 4, Tu2.1, whole genome shotgun sequence genome, the window CCTGCCGACCCATTCCCGATCTATTTTTGAGTCTAatttgcgtcggcgcggacaAAAGACGGACGCGCGCGCTCGCCCTCTTTCTTCACCGGGCCCGCTGATCGGTGGCATATTGGATTCACACCCTCGCCCGCTTGCTACGTCGCCGACGCCGCCGACCATTTTTTCAGATAAAAATGGATACATAGATAATTCTAGCGTATATAGATAAAAAGAAAAGACCACTACTCGTCGATTTCTGACTCCGACTCGGTAATGTCCTCCTCCGATGTCTGAATGTAGGCGTCAGCATACGCCTCGTCTTCAAAGTCCCAACCCGTCGTTTTTCGTAGTTTCAATTTCAATTGAGCTGCCTGCTTCCGCGAACACTTGTCCTCCCGATAGGCGGctcgctccctcctcctcgcgtcCCTCTCCGATCTCAATTGCTTGTAGACCTGGCGCTCGTCGACGATGTCCTGCGGGAAGCCTCCGTGCCACACCACCAAGGCTTCCACGTCCTTCTCTACGATGGCGAGGCGACGCTGCCGCCTCCGGTGAACACGACGATCCTCGTCGGTGAAAAGCCGTGGGAGAGGCGCCAGATCCTCTCGGCGGGCGCAGGTTGCCTTTTGCTTCGCTTCCTCCCTCCAACACTCACTGCTGCTCCAGTACGTACGCGTCTTCTGCACCAACACTGCACCAGAGTAAACATCCAAATTCCGACAGCTCATTTGACGCGCGCGTGACAGGCGCACAACACATGCACCGTCAGACAACAAACCAAAAAGGGCTGCACCTGCACGCCATGCCCACCACCGTCCCTCACTCACTCTTTTCACTGTTGTCCTAGTACGTCCACCGCACCGCATCCACATAACTTTTCCTCCAACAAACCCGACGCGCCGTATTTATTACCACCATATCGTACACCAATATCCTCTCCAACGGCGCCATCATCACTGCCACTCCGTCACCAGTGAGTGCGAGCCACTAGCTCCGTCTCCGTGAGATGCAACCAGCTGCGGCGCCGGCAATGCCGTCCATCCTGCTGCTGCTCGCCCTGCTCGCGGCCACGGCCGTGGGCGCCGGAGCTGGGAGGACGCCGACGCTGGTGTTCATCCTGGCGGGCCAGTCCAACATGGGCGGCCGGGGCGGTGCCACCCTCAACAACCGCTGGGACGGCGTGGTGCCGCGGGAGTGCGCCCCCTCGCCGCGCACGCTCCGCCTCTCCCCCGCCCTGCGCTGGGAGGAGGCCCGGGAGCCGCTGCACTCCGGCATCGACGTGGGCAACGTGCTGGGGGTCGGCCCGGGCATGCCGTTCGCGCACGCGCTGCTCCGCGCCCCGGCGTGCCCCAAGGGCGCCGTCGTGGGCCTCGTCCCCTGCGCGCAGGGCGGCACCCCCATCGCCAACTGGTCCCGCGGCTCCCACCTCTACGACCGCATGCTCacccgcgcccgcgccgccgtcgccggggCCAATGGCAAGGGGAGGATCGCGGCCATGCTCTGGTTCCAGGGCGAGACCGACACCATCCGGCGCGAGGACGCGCTGGCCTACACGGGGCGGATGGAGGCTCTGATCCGGGATGTCCGGCGGGACCTCGGCATTCCAAACCTCCTCGTCATCCAGGTTCGATGCTCCGGCCAGTGCAACTCCATTGATCTGCCAAATGAATGCTCCACCGCTCACTCCATGATGTTTTGGTGCAGGTCGGGATCGCGACGGGGCAGGGCAAGTTCGTGGATCTGGTGCGGAAGGCGCAGCGGGCGGTGCGGGCGCCCAACCTCAGGTACGTGGACGCCATGGGCCTCCCCGTCGCCAACGACTTCACGCACCTCACCACCGCGGCGCAGGTCCGGCTCGGCAAGATGCTCGCCGACGCCTACGTCGCCACGCTCCACTGATCGATAATCCAGTGACCATGATTGCTTACTAGTGCGTGTGCCTGCCTGATTACTACTAATAAGCACCTGGATTATTGTTTAGTTTGATTGATACTAGGCCATACCATCATTGGAGAGTTTGCTGATGATTAGTGTGATGGATGACAGATTAAGTGGCTAATGAATGATTCTGCTTAATTTATACTAGTCTGTAGCAGCAGCAGTATACCATGTACTCCGTATGTCAGGCTCCCAAAGGTTGCCACTGAGTACTAGATTATTGCTGCCATTAGTAGGTACTCTCTTCGTTTCAAAATATAGTGCGACCGCGCTCCCTGAGGTCCAactttgatcataaatttaatcaacgagaccaactgcggcgggagaaaaaattatataattggaaacttctttcgaatacgaattcactgatataatttttgctcccgccgcaatcggtcttggtagttaaatttatggtcaaagttgaagcacgaggatagaggaagcactacattgtggaatggagggagtatgatttATGCATTGTATTCTTCCCTCTTTTGCCTGTAAATGTGAAGGCAGCTGAGCTACATTAATCGACTCCAACATTCTCAAATTTATTTATGAGTTTACTGAAAAATGGCATGGTGTGTGCAATAACACAGCCAATCAGTGTAGTGCAGTGCAGGTGAGTGACCGGCTGCAAGAGATGCATTGCACATCCAATCGGAATCTGAATTGCAGTTGCAACTGTTGCAGGCCGAGAGAAATGTCATGGCAAACAAGGCATGTGCAGGTGTAATGATTTCCGCAGCACGCAGTGATGGACGGACGGACCAGTGGTCTCCTGCAGTCCTCATGTGCTCTGCTTTTACTCATTGCTCTGCTTTGCCGTGTTGCCGTAAATAGCAGAAGGATCCCAAAATTCAGATTCCATTCCTTGGTGCATTCATCAAGTGCTTCCAAATTTTTGTATATCGGGTCCCGCTGCTGAATGTACCAAAAAATATTCCCATCTCCACACAACGGCATGCAGGTTGTACAAGAGCAGCAGCTAGCTTGGCCAAAAGAAAGCGCGCCTCATATTTTAGGAAGCAGGGAGTattaagagcaactctagcagactccgCATCTTGCCCCGACCCGCAAAATAACCCCCAAAATATGGGTCGGGGCAGAAAAACCAGTCCGATCAGACCCCGCATTCCGTCTTGGTCCATAAAAATTTTTGAGGGGCGCGGCAAAATCCCGACCCCAACTCGGAAAAACGCGGGTTTCCCCCTTGCGGCTGCGGTGCCCTATATATAAGCGGAAGCAGTTGGTGGAGGAACATTTCATCCCGCGCTTTTCCCCCACCAACCACGTCTCATCTcccccctcgcgccgccgcccaaGATTCCGGCGAAAGCAGCCGGCAGGAGCATGTCGAAAGGCCGCCACGCGCACGAGGCCTCCCCTCCCTTCCCCCCTGCGTCGGCGGGCCGCCTGCTTTGCGGATCTGCGGCACTTCATCGCGGGCCGTTGGCTTTGGCTTTTTCCGGCCGCCGGTTGCTGTCCCAAGCGATGGAGTGGTCGGGGAGCCTCTCCCGTAGCCCAGGCAAGGGCGCATCGCCGCATGCAGGTACGGGttcgtccgcccgccgccgccgaaggtTTGCGGGCATGGATTCATCCGGCCGTCCACCGGGCTCGGCGCTCGCGCGACGTCTTTGTGGCTTGCCGATGCCGCTCATACAGTGTGACGACTGCACGTGGAAAGTGCTACGGCTCACTTCAGGCACGCCGAAGCACCCCGGATGGGTGTTCTTCAAATGCGAAAACGACGTGGTACGTGCACTTGCGGTAGCTCATTCGATAGCTCATTCTTTAGTTCAATTGCGGTAGCTCACTTCGAGCTTGCTCATTTTCTTGTGTGGGACGATGGATGCTCATTTTTGGTTTTGGGAAGGCCAGTACATTGATTTATTGATAGAAAGAAACTTAATAGATGTTAGTGCACTCCTTAGTACAATCGAAGGCAATGATGTGGCTGCATGGGTAACTAGAGGGGAAGCAACATCTACTTCTTTCAAATTAAAGATGAAGAAAGAAGAATGCAAAATCAAGaatccgcagatcaacaatgaatgcatggAGAAGATATTAGTCCAACTTGTGGCAGTAGTTATGGAAGTTGGAAATCTTCTGAAATGCATACTTCTGGTTCTTATTTTCTTTGGTTTTGCTATTCTAGCAAAGATTTCGTGATTTCTTTTGTATTTAATGTTGTTGCAAAAGCAAAGAAATGCATTATTCTAGATCAATTTAAGTTTTACGGGCCGGGAGGAGCTGCGCCAGATCagaccactagtagaaaaagggcctgttgtcccggttcaaaccagaaccggccggtccacctttagtcccggttggtaacaccaaccggtactaaaggaaattttctgatttttttgaattttttttattttttattttcaaatttctgaattattttaacctctaatctctaatcacccctcatcactgctcaatttaatctctaatcacccctcatcattccaaatcatctaacttcccggacagtcacccatcctcccactctcccagcctgagcacgcttaacttctgggttctattctccctcgtttccaagtctgcactcgttgttttcctgacaatagtaagatgtcaatcctattaaccctcaggagtttagcttgagcatgaagtcacacatttcactgtttgaatttgaaactattgttctaaaaaacaataattttttcgtaacactaatatttcttgaataagtagtttgaccattgtttgaccacagtttgatcatagtttgaccagatttgaccaaaattcaaaaaaactgaaataattatttaataacactaatattcttgaataattatttagtaacactaatacttcttgaataagtagtttgaccattgtttgaccacagtttgaccatagtttgaccagatttgaccaaaattcaaaaaaaccgaaataattatttaataacactaatattcttgaataattatttagtaacactaatacttcttgaataagtagtttgaccatagtttacccacagtttgaccatagtttgaccagatttgaccaaaattcaaaaaactgaaataattatttaataacactaatattcttgaataattatttagtaacactaatacttcttgaataagtagtttgaccatagtttgaccagatttaatgaaaattttaaaaaactgaaatttgagcataactttttttccttttggaatttgaggattctacaaatttgcaaacaggccataggccgtctccatcggatgtaacttgtcgagtagatgatttttcatataaaaaactttttaatccgagttcgtatgcaaaagttatgcccattttacaaattccagagagattttgtaaataaagtcgaaattcatatttgtaaattttcccaacaactagaccacatatcacatgggaaacttattttattttattttattgacatttccatcattttcttttgctttttctaaaactgaaaaggcggtccagggggggggtttgaaaatgggacctttagtaccggttcgtgccatgaaccggtactaatgcctcaaagcccattagtccgggttggtggcaccaaccgggactaaaggtctaacctttagtaccggttggtgccaccaaccgggactaatgggcatcgcaccctttagtcccggttcgtggcacgaaccgggactaaagggcccaggtgaacagggactaatgccttagccgcacgaatcgggataaatgcacccattggtcccggttctagactgaaccgggactaatgggcttacccggcctggaccaaagcccctttttctactagtggacgCCGCACAGCCGACCTATAAAAAAAAGCATATTCCAGGAATATCCTTTTTTCGGGTCCATTATGCAGGATCTGCAACTGCGGCCGTCCGCGCCGGCCCGCAAAGGCGTTTTTACGCGAACTGCAAACACATTTTGCGGCCGGAaggatgcggggtctgctagagttgctctaagcACAGTTTGGCATCGACCCTCTTACAAGCTTCGGTTCAGATAATCTTTAGTTTGGCGCTAGGTTGCACAATGATATAAAGCGGTTCCAAAAGCCCAATAGACAATTTGGCACCGCTATTCGGCATACATTGTGGATGTCCTTGATTGACTCATGGTGCACGTGCCACGTGTTAGGGTGTCTGGTAGCATTCTTAATCTAGTATGGTTGTTTGTTAGCGAATCTGGTTGGTAGCTTGCATCCGTTTGGACATGTCGGTTGGTACCGTAGCAACCTGTATTTTTAAAGGAGTGACGAAACAATTCAAAATGTGAAAAAAAAATGTCAGACAATTTTTgaaattctgaacattttttgatttttttgaaaatttattttggaattttgaACAGTATTGGAaaatttatttttttaaaaagtaTTCTGATTAAAAAATCAAGTAAACTTAAAAAACTGAACATTTAAACAAATTTGGATTTGGATACATGTTGTAGCTTGCTTCGCTTGTGCATGCTGGCCAGCGAATGACTACTGGAGTGTTCTATCTCCATGCATGCTACATGGGTATTTGCAGTGGCGGAGCTTGACCAAGTCCTCTGGGGGGCCAAACAGAATATATGAACTAGTGGGGAGGCCAAACACACAAAATTTTCATATGTAAGCTCTTTCTCTCAAAAAACTAAGCCTGCATGTGCCAATTATAGAGGGGCCACAGCCCCCCAGCAACACACTAAGCTCCGCCATTGGGTATTTGGGCTAAGCTCGTGCAGGCTGACGAGGCCCCGTGTAGGCTACCAACCACCCCAAACTGGGTTGAGTACAGAACGTTTGAGCTCATGCACCCTTGATGTGCTCTAACAAACACACCCTTGATTACCCCATACATGCAGTTAAAACGGCCCAAAAACATTCTTTTTGGTCGCCCCTGAAGCCCATTGGGTTTGTGGTTGTATGTGCGAATGTTTTTTGTTTGTGTGTCTTCTCTCTGGTATTTCCTGTATGGTTTGTATTACTTGAGCCTATGTTGTCAGGGCCCGCAAGGCTTTATACGTAAAAAATAAGTGAAAAATATGTAGGTGGGCATTCACTCCCCCGTTGACCATTAAAAAAAGACATTCATTTCTTACTCCAGCCAAACGTTTTTTTTAATTCTAGCCAGACGTTGGAATTGATCTTCGGGCATAGTGAGTGCTGAAGCATCCGCGTGGGATAACCTAGAGTACGGCTGGAAGATCAGCTGAGTAATTGGAATGAAGGAGGGGTCGAGAGGAGGATGTAGGCCTGGGCATGGACAACCCAAAACCCATCCCAGCCATTCGTGAAAGAAGTACTCCACTCGAATGCGACCCTTTCCTCGCTGCCATACACGAAGTAGCTGTTGTGATGCTTCCCTAATATTGCAACTTCGACGGGTACTGATGGTTGGCTTCTCGGGAAGCTTGCTATTCCATGAACCTGGAGAAGATCCGAACAGGCCCTGAATCACTTAAGGGTAGCTCCTATTTCGTGCCTTGAACGTCGGAAAAGAGAGCTGGCGATCAGACGCGCCCAAGCAGGCCGCGACCCAACAACGCGAGTTCGCTCCCGTGCCCCCGCCGCTCCTGTTCAATTGGTTGGTTGAAAGACCAATTTGATTGGTTGATTTGTTTGTCTGGCGGACCATTAACCGTGGACTTTCAagaaaaatcatttttaaaaaattcacaaaaaaatacaaaaattgGGAATGGGAAAAAACTTTGTGAAATTCAAAGAGTTCAAAAAATGGTTTGCGATCTAAAAAACTTCACAAAAATTTAAGAAAAGTTCATGAAATCTGAAAAAAACACATATTTTATGATAAGAGTATTGCAAATTTTTAAAAGTTCATCAGTTTTAGAAAAAGTCATTGATTTGAAAAACTTCATGTATTTTCAAAAAGATTCACAAATATGAAAAAAGTTCATTAATTTCAAAAACATTCCGGTATTTGAAATAAGTTTATTGATTTCGAAACAAAGTTCAGGATattgaaaaaagttcacagatttttaaaaaaattgaacaATTTTAAAAGAGTTATTGGATTTAAAAAATACTCATGCATTAAAAAAGTTAGCAAAAAACTGAAAATGTTCTTGGATTTGAAATAAAATAACAATTGTTTTTAAAAAAAAGTCCACGAGGTTGAAAAA encodes:
- the LOC125554454 gene encoding probable carbohydrate esterase At4g34215, whose protein sequence is MQPAAAPAMPSILLLLALLAATAVGAGAGRTPTLVFILAGQSNMGGRGGATLNNRWDGVVPRECAPSPRTLRLSPALRWEEAREPLHSGIDVGNVLGVGPGMPFAHALLRAPACPKGAVVGLVPCAQGGTPIANWSRGSHLYDRMLTRARAAVAGANGKGRIAAMLWFQGETDTIRREDALAYTGRMEALIRDVRRDLGIPNLLVIQVGIATGQGKFVDLVRKAQRAVRAPNLRYVDAMGLPVANDFTHLTTAAQVRLGKMLADAYVATLH